From Deltaproteobacteria bacterium:
TTGGGTTATAAATAGCCGATTTTACCCCTCGGGAGCAAAATCTTCCTTGGCCGCCCCACAGACCGGGCAGAACCAATCATCCGGTAGATTCTCAAATGGGGTACCCGGAGCCACCCCACTGTCCGGATCGCCCGCCGCGGGATCATAA
This genomic window contains:
- a CDS encoding rubredoxin, which produces MKKYVCTVCGYVYDPAAGDPDSGVAPGTPFENLPDDWFCPVCGAAKEDFAPEG